From the genome of Candidatus Electrothrix communis, one region includes:
- the rpiB gene encoding ribose 5-phosphate isomerase B, whose product MKIAVGSDHGGFELKELVVQFLGELGHEVESVGCHSLESVDYPDIAEKVCHQVQEGHCEGGILVCGTGIGVSIAANRHKEIRAALCHEAFTARMSREHNNSNVLCLGGRVIGPEIALDIVRTWVETAFAGGRHQRRLDMFS is encoded by the coding sequence AGTAGGCAGTGACCACGGGGGCTTTGAGCTGAAGGAGCTTGTCGTTCAATTCCTGGGTGAACTTGGTCATGAGGTTGAGTCTGTGGGCTGCCACTCCTTGGAGTCTGTTGATTATCCTGATATTGCTGAGAAGGTCTGCCACCAGGTTCAGGAAGGGCACTGTGAAGGAGGAATTTTAGTCTGTGGAACCGGTATTGGGGTGTCCATTGCCGCTAATAGACATAAAGAGATCCGGGCAGCACTTTGCCATGAAGCTTTTACTGCGAGAATGAGTCGGGAACATAACAACTCCAATGTACTCTGTCTTGGTGGACGCGTGATTGGACCGGAAATTGCTCTGGATATCGTCAGAACCTGGGTGGAGACAGCGTTTGCTGGCGGACGGCATCAACGAAGATTGGATATGTTCAGTTAA